A stretch of the Rosa rugosa chromosome 5, drRosRugo1.1, whole genome shotgun sequence genome encodes the following:
- the LOC133709541 gene encoding uncharacterized protein LOC133709541, translating to MGKLLCDSTTVAETFQTSSPTVAWRDPPAKSTPLQEEEDLIEAVDLVVDQSTADDAWGAVVGLEEQQRRHLQRLHAKGVLWKHPEAEAEDGDSSVVFRLSHGGEVSSDGNCLFTASHKAMKAAREVDARELRRRTVRRFLEDYGSASAEERDVINDVIRHLYAPDLRAGWGIHVIQEVKLLAKKDERVSLDSAIEELLQLGMHRELAAESIYKERCISVSDGPSWAKYMLISGSLDDEYDIITLQYTEEGLLTIDENREGHAAAFGDDIAIECLATEFKREIYVVQAHGSDAMVDEENCVFFLPHRPRTRICEPPFFLFMKGTGWCGAGADHYEPLIAHPLSFVCQEKVAMVL from the exons ATGGGGAAACTACTGTGTGATTCCACCACGGTCGCCGAGACATTCCAGACCTCCTCGCCCACCGTCGCCTGGCGGGACCCGCCGGCCAAGTCGACGCCGCTCCAGGAGGAGGAAGACCTGATCGAGGCCGTCGATCTCGTTGTTGACCAGTCAACGGCCGACGACGCGTGGGGCGCTGTCGTGGGCCTGGAGGAGCAGCAGCGGCGGCATCTCCAGCGGCTTCACGCCAAGGGCGTTCTCTGGAAGCATCcggaggcggaggcggaggaCGGCGACTCCTCGGTCGTCTTCAGACTGTCGCACGGCGGAGAGGTGTCGTCCGACGGTAACTGCCTTTTCACGGCGTCGCACAAGGCGATGAAGGCGGCGCGTGAGGTCGACGCGCGGGAGTTGAGGAGGCGGACGGTGCGGAGGTTCTTGGAGGACTACGGATCTGCGAGCGCGGAGGAGAGGGACGTCATAAACGACGTCATTCGGCATCTCTACGCGCCTGATCTGAGGGCCGGGTGGGGGATACACGTCATTCAGGAGGTCAAGCTTCTGGCCAAGAAGGACGAGCGCGTGAGTCTTGACTCCGCCATTGAAGAGCTTCTTCAGCTCGGAATGCATAG GGAGCTGGCGGCAGAGTCTATTTACAAAGAGAGATGTATCTCAGTGAGTGATGGACCGAGTTGGGCCAAATACATGTTGATCTCTGGTTCCCTGGATGATGAATATGATATCATCACGTTGCAATACACGGAGGAAGGCTTATTAACAATCGATGAAAATAGAGAAGGTCATGCCGCGGCTTTTGGAGATGATATAGCAATCGAGTGTCTTGCAACAGAGTTTAAGCGAGAGATATATGTG GTTCAAGCACATGGATCAGATGCTATGGTCGATGAGGAAAATTGTGTTTTCTTCCTTCCACACCGACCAAGGACTCGGATTTGTGAACCacccttctttcttttcatgAAAGGAACAG GTTGGTGTGGTGCTGGTGCTGATCACTATGAACCCCTGATTGCCCATCCCTTGTCCTTTGTTTGCCAGGAGAAGGTGGCTATGGTTCTCTGA